One part of the Musa acuminata AAA Group cultivar baxijiao chromosome BXJ1-5, Cavendish_Baxijiao_AAA, whole genome shotgun sequence genome encodes these proteins:
- the LOC103984314 gene encoding 3-ketoacyl-CoA synthase 4-like, translating into MARPRPVYLVDYACHVPPHELQIPLQLLKERCGKFGTFDEPTVEFQLKVLERSGLGEETYAPKAMHSVPPRPSMALAREETEQVMFGALDALFENTAVNPKDVGVLVVNCSLFNPVPSLSAMIVNRYKLRSTVRSFNLGGMGCGAGVIAVSLAGDLLQVHHATYAVVVSTENITQNWYAGSRKSMLIANCLFRVGGAAVLLSNRLADRRRAKYRLVHVVRTHRGADDKAYRCVYQEQDDDGNVGVSLSRELTAIAGGALKANITTLGPLVLPVSEQLLFLAKLVAKKLWSDKTKPHIPDFKRAFDHFCIHAGGRAVIDELEKNLELRPVDVEASRMTLHRFGNTSSSSIWYELAYIEAKGRMRKGHRVWQIAFGSGFKCNSAVWQALRNVQPSPHGPWEDCIHRYPVQTSHRIASPRQDAQPQPQQH; encoded by the coding sequence ATGGCCCGGCCGCGCCCGGTCTACCTCGTCGACTACGCGTGCCACGTTCCCCCACACGAGCTCCAGATCCCGTTACAACTGCTGAAGGAGCGGTGCGGCAAATTCGGCACGTTCGACGAGCCGACCGTCGAGTTCCAGTTAAAGGTCCTCGAGCGCTCCGGGCTCGGCGAGGAGACGTACGCCCCCAAGGCCATGCATAGCGTCCCGCCCCGCCCTTCCATGGCCTTAGCCCGAGAGGAGACCGAGCAGGTCATGTTCGGCGCCCTCGACGCCCTCTTCGAGAACACCGCCGTGAACCCCAAGGACGTGGGGGTCCTTGTCGTGAACTGCAGCCTGTTTAACCCCGTCCCTTCCCTCTCCGCCATGATCGTCAACCGATACAAGCTCCGGAGCACCGTCAGGAGCTTCAACCTGGGCGGCATGGGGTGCGGCGCCGGCGTTATAGCCGTCAGCCTCGCCGGCGACCTCCTGCAGGTGCACCACGCCACCTACGCCGTCGTGGTCAGCACGGAGAACATCACCCAGAACTGGTACGCCGGCAGCCGCAAGTCGATGCTCATCGCCAACTGCTTGTTCCGCGTCGGCGGCGCCGCCGTGCTGCTCTCCAACCGCTTGGCCGACCGCCGGCGCGCCAAGTACAGGCTCGTTCACGTCGTCCGCACCCACCGGGGCGCCGACGACAAGGCCTACCGCTGCGTCTACCAGGAGCAGGACGACGACGGCAACGTGGGTGTGTCCCTGTCGAGGGAACTCACGGCCATAGCGGGCGGCGCCCTCAAGGCCAACATCACCACCCTCGGCCCCCTCGTGCTCCCCGTCAGCGAGCAGCTCCTCTTCCTCGCCAAGCTCGTGGCCAAGAAGCTGTGGAGCGACAAGACGAAGCCGCACATCCCGGACTTCAAGCGCGCCTTCGACCACTTCTGCATCCACGCAGGGGGCCGGGCGGTGATCGACGAGCTCGAGAAGAACCTGGAGCTGCGGCCCGTCGACGTGGAGGCGTCCCGGATGACGCTGCACCGGTTCGGGAACACGTCGTCGAGCTCCATCTGGTACGAGCTGGCCTACATCGAGGCCAAGGGGAGGATGCGCAAGGGCCACCGGGTGTGGCAGATCGCCTTCGGGAGCGGCTTCAAGTGCAACAGCGCCGTGTGGCAGGCGCTCCGCAACGTGCAGCCCTCGCCCCATGGGCCATGGGAGGACTGCATCCACAGATACCCCGTCCAAACATCCCACCGGATTGCTTCACCACGGCAAGACGCACAGCCACAGCCGCAGCAGCATTGA
- the LOC135673384 gene encoding sugar transporter ERD6-like 4, whose translation MSFRGEESGSEDGRGDLRKPFLHTGSWYRMGMGSRQSSLMASSASVIRDSSISVVLCTLIVALGPIQFGFTGGYSSPTQDDIIADLGLTLSEFSIFGSLSNVGAMVGAIASGQIAEYIGRKGSLMIASIPNIIGWLAISFAKDSSFLYMGRLLEGFGVGVISYTVPVYIAEISPQNLRGALGSVNQLSVTIGILLAYLLGMFVHWRLLAVIGILPCTILIPALFFIPESPRWLAKMGMMEDFEASLQVLRGFDADITVEVNEIKRSVASSTRRTAIRFSQLKQKRYKLPLMIGIGLLVLQQLSGINGILFYASNIFKAAGLTNGNLATCGLGAIQVVATGVTTWLLDRAGRRILLIISTIGMTLSLLLVSVAFFLEGAFSEESHSYYVLSILSLVGLVAYVIAFSLGVGAIPWIIMSEILPVNIKSLAGSVATLANWLTSFVITMTANLLLNWSTGGTFTIYTVVSSLTVLFVIIWVPETKGRTLEEIQWSFR comes from the exons ATGAGCTTTAGAGGAGAGGAGAGTGGGAGCGAGGACGGGCGAGGCGACCTCAGGAAGCCGTTCCTCCACACGGGGAGCTGGTACCGGATGGGGATGGGGTCGCGCCAATCCAGCCTCATGGCATCCTCCGCCTCCGTCATCCGCGACTCCTCCATCTCCGTCGTCCTCTGCACCCTCATCGTCGCCCTCGGCCCCATCCAGTTCGGCTTCACCGGCGGCTACTCCTCCCCCACCCAGGATGACATCATCGCCGACCTCGGCCTCACCCTCTCCGAG TTCTCGATCTTCGGCTCTCTGTCCAACGTCGGAGCCATGGTGGGCGCCATCGCCAGCGGCCAGATCGCGGAATACATCGGTCGCAAAGGG TCGCTGATGATCGCTTCAATTCCTAACATCATCGGCTGGCTGGCGATTTCCTTTGCGAAA GACTCGTCGTTCTTGTATATGGGTCGGTTGTTGGAAGGATTCGGCGTTGGTGTGATCTCCTACACA GTGCCTGTCTATATAGCAGAGATATCACCTCAGAACTTGAGAGGCGCACTTGGCTCTGTGAATCAG CTCTCTGTGACTATTGGCATTTTGCTCGCTTATCTGTTGGGTATGTTTGTTCATTGGAGACTGCTCGCAGTAATAG GTATCTTGCCATGCACAATTCTCATACCTGCTCTCTTCTTCATCCCAGAATCTCCGAGGTGGCTG GCAAAAATGGGCATGATGGAAGATTTTGAAGCTTCTCTACAAGTTCTGAGAGGATTTGATGCTGACATTACTGTGGAAGTTAATGAAATTAAG AGATCAGTGGCATCATCAACCAGAAGGACAGCAATCCGATTTTCACAACTGAAACAAAAGAGATATAAACTTCCTCTTATG ATAGGCATTGGTCTCCTTGTGCTGCAACAGCTAAGTGGAATCAACGGCATTCTATTTTATGCCAGCAACATTTTCAAAGCTGCCG GGCTTACGAATGGTAATCTGGCGACATGTGGTCTTGGAGCTATTCAG GTTGTTGCTACTGGAGTTACCACCTGGTTACTGGATAGAGCTGGCCGAAGAATTCTGCTTATT ATATCCACTATAGGAATGACTTTAAGTCTTCTTCTAGTTTCAGTTGCATTTTTTCTGGAG GGTGCCTTCTCTGAAGAATCTCATTCTTATTATGTACTGAGCATCCTGTCTTTGGTTGGTCTCGTG GCTTATGTCATTGCCTTCTCCCTTGGGGTGGGAGCAATTCCATGGATTATCATGTCTGAG ATACTGCCTGTTAATATTAAGAGCCTTGCTGGTAGCGTAGCAACACTGGCCAACTGGTTGACATCGTTTGTGATAACAATGACTGCAAACTTGCTTTTGAATTGGAGCACCGGAG GTACCTTTACCATCTACACCGTCGTGAGTTCTTTGACAGTACTGTTTGTCATAATATGGGTGCCCGAGACCAAAGGGAGAACTCTTGAGGAAATCCAGTGGTCTTTCCGGTGA